CAACCACTCTTCAATTAAGTTCTTGGTTGGGCATTTACATGTCATATATTCAAACCAGCCTCACGATCCGAACGTAGAGCTACCGAAGTACCCGTATTGAGATTGACGTTAGCCGTTTCTTGACAACATGGTAGGCTTTTGAAATTGATTTGACCTTTGTGCTTCTGCCCGAGTGCCTTCCTACTCAGGTTACTCAACTGTTTCAAAAAGTTGTGCGACTGAGGGCGCGtctagttcccaaaaattttcacccaaaaattttcacctcccctttaaacatatgtatgaagcactaaatgtaattaaataacaaaactaattacacagtttggatgtacatgacgagacgaatcttttaagcctaattagtgtatgattagccataagtgctacagtaaccaacatgtgctaatgatgcggtcaaaggcctcaaaagattcatctcgcggtttccaagtgagttctgaaattagttttttaattagtgtccgaaaaatcctCCCAACATCTGGTCAAAAGGGATGATGTGACAACCAAAATTTTttgattttgcaactaaacgcgccctgactttttttttcttttgctccgTAGTATAGTCAACAGAAGGAAGTTCTCGTTTCCTTAGCCTAAAAGACACCAAAATTTACCTTTGATAATAAGAAACAAGGGCCAAAAGAGTCCATTTGCTTGACTACAAAAGCTAAGTAAGATTGGACTTGGCCCGCAAGAACAGGCCAAGAAGCCCACGCCTAGAATCTTCTGCGTGCGATTGGACTTCCCTTCTTCTTGGCCCACGCCCCGACCCCTCCGCTGCGCCCGGATGCCGGCGAAAGTCCTGGCACGCCACGCGTCGTCACGTCGCCGTGTCGCCCTCGCGATCTCCACCCCCGCGGGCCCCACGCAGGACGGCCGCGACCCAGCTCCGTCGCCGTGGACTTGGAGACTCCGGCGGCGTTACGTTGCCACGTAACCGCGCGAATTAATGACGCTAGATTAACGCAGGACGAATCGCACGGCCCGGCGCGACGGAACCGACGGCCGAgatcgcgccgcgccgcgccgcgcataAAGCACGCCGCCCGAGCACGGCGTGgggcggagagagagagagaggcgaaaAGCAGGCAGGAGCTTGTTGCTGGTGTTGCTCGTACGCGTCCGGAGAGCGAAGGGGAGGGTGCGAGCgagcggtggccatggcggagcagcACAAGGAGGAGTCGGTGCTGGAGAAGATCTCGGACAAGCTCCAcggccgcgggggcggcggctcatcgtcgtcgtcggactcGGACGACGACCGCTCGTCGGCGACGGCCGCGGTGAAGGCCAAGATCTACCGCCTCTTCGGCCGCGAGAAGCCCGTCCACtccgtcctcggcggcggcaagcgTAAGCCCGGACCTCAGCGCTCTCCCCCGTTCTCCCCCCGTGGGGGTTTTACCCGTCTGGTTTATGTAGATCCAACCGCGTTGGGGGTTTGCTTCACTTGTGGAAAGCGTTGATGGGCTGTTGATCTGTGGCCGCATTAGTTCTTCTGCGCGGAGAAGTTCTTTTTTTGAGGGATCTTTAGCTTGTGGAAAACGTCTGGACTCCCGATCCGCTGGGGTTTGGGTCAAGTTTATGCGGCATTGCCGCATTGTCTCCGCGATGTGATCAGATTACTACTTATAGGATTTGCTTTTAGACCAGAATCGAAGTGATCCTGTAAAGCTTGCATCAGCAGCATGCGTGACGCTTAAACCCTGAGATACTTTGTTTGTTTGCTGGCGAGCATTGTTCCCAATAGTTTATTTTGGGCCCTTGTTCTGATGTGCTTGGGATCATGCTTGCAGCTGCCGATCTGTTTCTATGGAGGAACAAGAAGATTTCTGGTGGTGTGCTTGCTGGCGCAACTGCCATCTGGCTGCTGTTTGAGGTCATGGACTACCACATGCTCACCCTGTTATGCCACTGCCTCATCCTCACCCTGGCCATCCTGTTCCTCTGGTCGAATGCCACCACTTTCATCAACAAGTGAGTAGTGGAATCCCTTAAACTTCTTCTGTTCTTCACCTTAAGATCATAATTTTGCTATTAATGACAGGTTAACACAGCTTACATGTGAACTATCATCTGCACCATTGTTCTGTAGGGCTACAGCCATTATTATTTTCATATGGAATTCATACTTTTAAGAGCATATATCACCTGCTGACCTGTAGTTGATTAGCATAGTACTTGGAAGGTGACATCTTTGCAATGACTGTTTAGGTCTCCTCCTAACATCCCTGAGGTGAAGATCCCAGAGGACCTGGCAGTGAATGTTGCACGTTCACTGAGATACGAGATCAACAGGGGCTTTGCTACCTTGAGGGAGATCGGTCAGGGCCATGACCTGAAGAAGTTTCTGATTGTATGTTGACTGCTGGATTTTGTTCTCTTTAGGCTTTTGTTAATTAAGGGTAATTCTTGCTCAATGCATATAATGTGCTTCTTTTTATTGTCAGGTAATTGCAGGACTGTGGATCCTTTCCGTTCTTGGGACCTGCTGCAATTTCCTCACCTTGTTCTACATAGGTGATTGTTGTTTTTTGTTAACAGTTCTCCCAATGAGTACACATTTCAGCAACGTTCACCCTCTTTCTTGTATTGCAGTCTTTATGGTTTTGTACACTGTGCCGGTCCTGTATGAGAAGTATGAGGATAAGGTTGATGCTTTTGGAGAGAAGGCCATGGTCGAGCTGAAGAAGTACTACGCCATCTTCGACGAGAAATGCCTATCAAAGATTCCGAAGGGTCCGTCAAAAGACAAGAAGCTGCATTAGAAGAGTAGAATCAGAAGATGGTCTGTGCACTGATTTATCATCTGTCAATCACTACATGTCGGTTTTGAAGTATGGTTGTAATTCCATGTCTCCATGTAATGGTAAATATTTAGAGATGAACGCACGTGTTCTAGTGTGGTCAGTAGTTGCGTTGTGCGAAATTATTCCAATCTGAAACTTAATGTTTTAACATCCCGCCTCTCCAAGTGGCTGGTTCCGTTACATGGCCAGACTTAGGGTtatgatgaaatttttatttggttATTTACGTCTTTCTGCATTTATGCCTTTTTGGTAGCTTTGGTTTGACTCAATTGCACAATCTTTTTGCATTCATATTGAAAACAGTATGATATTTACTCACAGTAGTATCCATACCAGTTGAAATGAGTGCCAGTGCGAAGGCATTGTGATTATTCACAGGAGCCCACGAATTTAATTTCCCATTTTTGGGGGAAAGTCACCACACACAATGTTATTACATTAAATTTTTCATTTTCACTTACGAGTCAGCTTTGTCTGCTGAAGGCGAAGCTTGCTTGTCTGCACTGAAAGCAGCAATGGATGCTGGGATTTCAAAGGTGATCGACTAACTTGCTCTCGGCCATCCAAACTGCAAAGTTCGATCAAGCACCTGGTGGTGTCATCTTCAGAGAGATCCAGGAGCTTCTGTCGCTGCATTTCGTCTTTGTAAAGTTTAGTTTTATTCCTCGTTCTTGTAATGGAGGAGCACATGAGCTTGCTCAAGCTGGTTTCGTATGGGACCCGGGTCAACCATTTGTCTGGTTTGATCCCCTCCCAAGCTTTGTAAAAACTCTGTTGGACCGTGATCTCGTTGTCCAGACTCCTAAATAAAGTGTGAGCAAggttctctcaaaaaaaaagaaagcttGTAATTACTACAACAGAAACGGAAATGTAAACAGATAGAAACGGAAATGTAAACAGATCAAATACGGACGGATATTACCGATATAGtatttgtttttatatttttgttcgAATATGGAGTCAGATACGGATAGTGTTAGTTTTTGCCGGAtaagattgtaatggatatcgacatcataaaaatataacttttaGTATACGGATACGAATCGGTTACGGATATTGAATACCCGGAATCAGATACGAACGGATAAAAATCACTCCAAACTAGATTGAATTCAAAATATCCATACCATTTACATCCACATAACCGCCACAGTCCAAATTTAATTTTGTCTTAAAACGTCCAAAATCTTGGGAGCCCATTCTCGTAGTCGGAATCATCTGTGTCATCACTTTCGGGTGATGAAGCTGCTAGGCCGTCATTGTGCAATATGTATTTAGCAACCTGGTCCAGGACAAGGTCAAGCAAGGTTCAGTGTATACTGTATACAACCCCAATTAAACGGCAAACAAGTTATGATGTTACGTGGATAAAATTGTATGGCTGATTCAAACAGACTACAGCTAACAGTGTTGGAATTAGACAAATCTGTGATGTATGTGCAGTGTGTTAGCCTGCTAGGTACAAACCACATAGTAGTTAGACAACTTACTGTATCAGGTAACAGAGGTCGTAATTTTACTTCATCTCTTCCTTTCCTACGGCAATGGTGTGGAGCAGCACATGTCAGGTTGCTCAGCCAAATAACTGATCTGCAATGCCCACATAGTGCTCTATTTGATGCGAACTGCCATGATGCACATTCTGCAATAATATGCAATCCACTCCTGTTTTAGAGGATAACCATGGAATTGTGCAGTCTGGTTGTATTGAATAGTATGCAAAAAGAGGAATACCATTGCTACCTGCATATGTACTGTGGAAGGACTCTTTCCACCTAAAATTTGGATCAATTGACTCTGAGTCGATGCTACTTTGAACAAGCTCACAACTTTTCTGTAGACCAGATACAGGAATGCTGTTGCAACTCAAATGGCAGAGACCGAAGAAAAGGGAGTAATTAATCTTCCACAGGTTGTTGTCATTTGCAGCTGAATTCCAAGACCTAGGGAAGACAAAAATGTGATAACAAGAAACTAGTATGTTTTGAAAGAAGTTGCAGACtagacaagaaaaaaaataccagCAGACAAGACCCGCTGCCACCAAAGAACGCATGTCAAGAAAAGTGAAGATATGAACAAGTACATCCTGTGGTATGTGTGGTAAACCTGTCAAAGGGATTAAAAATAAGTAAATAACACGTCACAATGACTTGTAGCAGGAAGTACTGAGTAATGACTTGAAAGTTCATCCTCCTAAATCTTCAAAGGAGGCTGCATCTTAAGTCACTAGTTACTTAGTAATGGTCAAGCTCTGATCCTTTTGGTCACAAATGAATAAAGGGCATTTGGACGCCTGAAGGGTGAAGATATGCAAAGACCATTTATAAGCTTTTACTTAAGCTAAAGTAGTTTTACGAATTCAGTTCCACAGTGAGTTCACAGAACATGGAACAATAAATTTCTGAAGTTAGAGCATGGAATAAtaaattaaaacatagcatgtgaGTATGTCATCTATGGTACTGCAGCAGAGAAGAAAATACACAGCAGGTACAGTAGGTTCCTACTCATCAAATATGTCCAAAAACTAAATGGGGCCAAAATATTAAGTCCGCACCAAATAGGGGGTTCATTAATGCAGTTGCACCATGGAGAATGAACCTATTACGTACCTGAATTTTCTTGAACTCTTGCACGCCTTTTATATGCAATAACAGAGTGCTTGAACTCTGAAACAGCCTGTGCCTTCTTTTGCTTTGGTA
The nucleotide sequence above comes from Panicum virgatum strain AP13 chromosome 3K, P.virgatum_v5, whole genome shotgun sequence. Encoded proteins:
- the LOC120698063 gene encoding reticulon-like protein B1; the protein is MAEQHKEESVLEKISDKLHGRGGGGSSSSSDSDDDRSSATAAVKAKIYRLFGREKPVHSVLGGGKPADLFLWRNKKISGGVLAGATAIWLLFEVMDYHMLTLLCHCLILTLAILFLWSNATTFINKSPPNIPEVKIPEDLAVNVARSLRYEINRGFATLREIGQGHDLKKFLIVIAGLWILSVLGTCCNFLTLFYIVFMVLYTVPVLYEKYEDKVDAFGEKAMVELKKYYAIFDEKCLSKIPKGPSKDKKLH
- the LOC120698061 gene encoding F-box protein At5g52880-like isoform X1 produces the protein MPVRRRQPRRQETGAAERYGEMGIAAALSRPWDYLTACGELAALLRLGYADLPKAAQALVASDVLLAFRLLPDVQTGYALSAANALLQVVEVALPKQKKAQAVSEFKHSVIAYKRRARVQENSGLPHIPQDVLVHIFTFLDMRSLVAAGLVCWSWNSAANDNNLWKINYSLFFGLCHLSCNSIPVSGLQKSCELVQSSIDSESIDPNFRWKESFHSTYAGSNECASWQFASNRALCGHCRSVIWLSNLTCAAPHHCRRKGRDEVKLRPLLPDTVAKYILHNDGLAASSPESDDTDDSDYENGLPRFWTF
- the LOC120698061 gene encoding F-box protein At5g52880-like isoform X2, giving the protein MPVRRRQPRRQETGAAERYGEMGIAAALSRPWDYLTACGELAALLRLGYADLPKAAQALVASDVLLAFRLLPDVQTGYALSAANALLQVVEVALPKQKKAQAVSEFKHSVIAYKRRARVQENSGLPHIPQDVLVHIFTFLDMRSLVAAGLVCWSWNSAANDNNLWKINYSLFFGLCHLSCNSIPVSGLQKSCELVQSSIDSESIDPNFRWKESFHSTYAECASWQFASNRALCGHCRSVIWLSNLTCAAPHHCRRKGRDEVKLRPLLPDTVAKYILHNDGLAASSPESDDTDDSDYENGLPRFWTF
- the LOC120698061 gene encoding F-box protein At5g52880-like isoform X3 is translated as MPVRRRQPRRQETGAAERYGEMGIAAALSRPWDYLTACGELAALLRLGYADLPKAAQALVASDVLLAFRLLPDVQTGYALSAANALLQVVEVALPKQKKAQAVSEFKHSVIAYKRRARVQENSGLPHIPQDVLVHIFTFLDMRSLVAAGLVCWSWNSAANDNNLWKINYSLFFGLCHLSCNSIPVSGLQKSCELVQSSIDSESIDPNFRWKESFHSTYAGSNECASWQFASNRALCGHCRSVIWLSNLTCAAPHHCRRKGRDEVKLRPLLPGC